The Archocentrus centrarchus isolate MPI-CPG fArcCen1 chromosome 5, fArcCen1, whole genome shotgun sequence genome contains the following window.
gtcctcATATTTATCTTGTTGCTGATAtctacagtttgtttttaactgaaaatatttgaattaaaaTCACAATAAAGCCTGGAAGCCTCAACAAGGTCACTTGTTTGGACTAATTGCATGCACTGTAATGGCACACAGAAGAACCACCCATTCCTGTATTTCCAAGTGATGCAAATATGTGCTTGTACTTTGAAttcaaatgttttgaatcaaagtgcaataaaactgaagttgtcTATGAGGAGCTTTCTTTTGAATAACTGCATACAATATTACTCCACACCAAAGCTCTAAGTGCTGTTGTCGTGGTGAGGAAAATTGCCTCTGGTTGCAGGTGACGCAACTTAAATTGCCTGCCAGTCATGCTGACTGTTTGCAAAAGGAAGCCTGTTCTATAATCAAGTGTAAGCACAGGAAAAGCAACACCTGGTAATCAGATGTACTGCAGCTATATGCATCACTTGCTGTCACCCATCATAacacccccccccttccttttcAGGAAAAGCGTAAGAATATTTTCAAATCTGCCAAACAAGCTTAAGTTGACAAAAATACTTATtcaaatgaaagaaatccaAATTATAATTGAGACAAGACGGAGAAATGTTTGCAAAAAAGATACATTTATTGGTCCTCTTTACACACATCACAGCTGTGCTTTACATGCACCCAGTGCAGCCATTAAAAGTTGTACCTTTTACATTCCATCAGATACCCTCCTCACAGTTTGGTTTTAGAGGATTCCTTCATATAGTAAAAGAGCACAACACAGCTACTGCGTACAGGAGAGCACAGTTTAAGTGCCATCTATTGAAGCTATGGAGGGAAACTCAGCGCGGTGGTGTTTCCTCCTTTATAAAGGGCTGTACACACACCGGCATAGCGCTAAGCTGCAGGACGGTTCAGCATTTAGGACGATTTGTTAATTTGTCTGGCTGAGGAGCTTCTTGATGTCTCCCTCGATGTCGATGGTGAGGAACTTTCGGCTGTAACGCTTGAACGGGACTCCGTCCGGCCCGATGAGGAACTTCTCGAAGTTCCAGGACACGTCGTTCCTGCACACCGGGCTCCAGATGATCAACTTGGGGTCGGTCATCAGGGATGTCGCATCATCGCTGGGTGTTGGGAGCTTTTCCCTCAGGAACGCAAACAAGGGATGGGCGTCCTTCCCGTTCACGTCCACCTtctcaaagagctgaaacttggGCTCGAAGCCGTTTCCAGGACGGACATACTTCAGCGACAGCAGGATTTCTTCGTTCTTGCAGTTCTCCTGCACGGTTGATCACACAGTTACACTCTTGACTTGTTCTTATCAGTAATAATCAGAAACTGTTCATTTCCCTGTTCCCTACGAGAAGCCTTCCTATCACTTGAACCTCACCAATAACTCTTATTAGTTCCTTATTAATAAATGAGGAGTGTGGTTATTGTTCATTCAACACCTCATAAAATATTAACCATATTAAGAATGTTATACACTGCGAAGTCGATCTGTTAGGCGTACACTCTAACAACCACAACTTCCTCTttcctaaaacaaaacaaaaaaaaaaaaacaaaactgcactgCTCACACTTCTAGctgcatgaagaaaaaaaaaaatctatcaatTTAAACGTCTCTTGTAGTTACAAGCTGGAAAATATACTAAAGCTGAATCTAAACCGAGTCAGTAAATTTGGAAACAAGTTGCACAATTAAAGCCTTAAATAAAGGGGGTAAAAACTTCCTCTATTTTGATTCAGTACAAACAGTCTCTTTTATTCAAACAGTAGGAAACCTAGATTAATAACAAATACACTGATATGAATAATTATTTCTATACTGATAGCGCAGAATAACCTTATCCTCACCTGATGGCCGAACTGGTTGCAGGGTACTCCCAGGATAACAAGCCCCTCGCTGGCGTACCGCTCGTGGAGCTCGTTCATCTGGGTGTAATCCCTGACGGTCGTACCTCAGAGCGAAGCAACATTCTCAATGAGGACGACTTTGCCCTTCAGGGACGAGAAATTAAACGTCTCTCCGGTCAACAGTTTGGCCGTGAGGTCGTAAAAATTcgtagccattttttttttttttttttcgtccaGTAACCTCTCGTTTCTTTGGTATGACGAACCCCTTCTTTGCCACCAACGTTGTGCGCTCTTCTGTTTAAGTTTAGCAGCCTTATATAGTCAAAGAGCTTGTATTTCCCGTCAAGATAGTTCACACCCTGAAATCCGCGGAACGGCCTACACACCGTCTTTCAGGACAATATAAAGTAATAAAGCTATCCCACACGGTGCAGCCACAGTATCAACATTGAAGGCTCTGACAGGTGACGTGAATAACATTTAACATCCCATTACAATGCAACGTCCTGCTAGAAAACCCCTAGAAGTTCTGGCTTTCCTGTGGATGTTCCACTGGACTCCCGCAGCAGCAACACCCTGACAGCAACCTTCCCCTTCAGGGACGGCTCAAGGAACACATTAAGAGCCCAAGAAGATGATCAAGGGAGAAACCTTCTCCCAGCAACCCCGATAACCCCACAAGACACGCCTAAGGACCATGTTCCCATGGGGTCAGAGCGATTTTGATACATAAGGAGGAGGACGAACAGGGTATTAGGCTAGTGGAGAATTGGGCAGGTAGACATATTGTAACGCAGTGCATGCACCTCTGTAAAGTTTTACACTCATAATCATTTTTTGATGACATAGTTAGTAGAGTAGTATATCTTAATTTCTACTTTAACCTGCCATAGTTTTTACAAATTACATCTAAATCTTATTCTAAATCTTATAATTCTGAATAATGAATGGTATAATTCTCAATTACTATTTtaattctcctttttttctcattcccGTCCTTCTTTGTGGAAATGCagtgaaatatttaatattagctgtcattattttctttaaagttaAACAACTACATTTATGCtagtgattcttttttttcccctattaaATAGGAAATCGGTGTAGTGACGAAGAATCTGCTGATCTctacaattaaaaatattaataaatgctTTCTTTGGTTATTCGGTTGTGAAAGCATTTCATTTCATGACAAGGGTGCTGTTAGCCATGTAAATCTTGAAGATGAAAGTGGATGACTTATGATTTACGCTGAACATTTGTCTCTTGCCTCTTTTCCAGTGGTGCAATAACGGTGCCGATGCAGAGCCAGGTCTACTTTGGTAGCTCTTCAGAGCCAGCATACATTTTCTGTAAAAAGTAAATCAAGTGAATGTTTTGCAATAGGTCCTCTCACACTGGGTCCAGATATTCACAACCAAATGTTTTGTCAGGTGACATTCAAAATACAGACAAATGTTTTGTCATATATTATATGAAGACGGTTTTGGTACAAACGGAGCCTCACACAACTTGTTAAGttaataactgaaaatattAATGGCGCAATGTGGTCAGCAAACTAAGCGAGACGAAGAAGAAATCAGGCGGCACAGCAACAGCTTGATCAAGTATACTCTTCGATGTAACTGCATGTTGCGTAGTACAGCGTATCCCGGGAAGGCTGTTTCGTTATTAAGTATCCAGTCCCGCCCACACACAAGTATGACGAAGTCAAATGAACAAGCGGTCCATTGtttgaagataaaaaaaaacaaacaaagaataaacaaaaaaaacgcaTAATGTTGACGGACCGTTGTGAAGCACAGCAAACCGAGTAACCAGTAACAGTGCATTATTTCACATTATTCGTTATTGTCGTACTTGTGTAgcggagtgtgtgtgtgtgtgtgtgtgtgtgtgtgtgtgtgtgtgtgtgtgtgtgtgtgtgtgtgtgtgtgtggcagccaATAGGATCCATGAGTGTGACGACGCTGATGACGCGGAGCTGTTTGGCGCGGAAGTTTGTTTTGTAACTTCGGTGTTTGGTTGTCTGTGGCTGCTCAAGAAAAGTAAGtctaactctttttttttaaacgtttcTGTcagccaaaaggaaaaaaaaatcacgttgGAATGACGTTAAAGACGAAAAGCATGTCGTTTATTATAAAACCGAATGGGTTCTTAGTGGTTagctttctttttctccctcctaTGTGGACGCTAGCCTAACATAGCTAATAACACCCATCTGTCCTTATTTCATCAGATGATGCGCAAAAAGCGACGCTCCTCCGTGGAAAAGGGAGAGGGGGCTTCTGCAGCACCCAgtaagtttaaaaagtgtatgtgtgtgccagATTTCCCTGTGTATTCCCGAGAATGTCATCTCAGTATAGCTACCCGATTTTTGGGAGCGAAGTAGAATCTCTGTTGACACTTTTTCCAAAGGGAGAGGCTTTGTAGTTTTCTAATGGATATTGTTTTAGTTGAATTTCATTCTTTGCTTTCAGAGTTGAAGAAGAGTCGCAGCGCTGGTCGCCAGGCTAAGGAAACTGCTCCAGAAGAGGCgaatcagtgtgtgtttgctgactTTGTGAGAGTGGCAGGTGTCACCTTAAAACAGGGTGGCGTGCCTAACGAGATTGGTAAACACACTCGATCAGGTTCGAAACGTCACAGGC
Protein-coding sequences here:
- the gpx1b gene encoding glutathione peroxidase 1b, whose translation is MATNFYDLTAKLLTGETFNFSSLKGKVVLIENVASLUGTTVRDYTQMNELHERYASEGLVILGVPCNQFGHQENCKNEEILLSLKYVRPGNGFEPKFQLFEKVDVNGKDAHPLFAFLREKLPTPSDDATSLMTDPKLIIWSPVCRNDVSWNFEKFLIGPDGVPFKRYSRKFLTIDIEGDIKKLLSQTN